In Gemmata obscuriglobus, a single genomic region encodes these proteins:
- a CDS encoding serine/threonine-protein kinase, with the protein MPEPPRTGDAVLELVRRAEITDDDALSGFVSRSGPLPPTASDTATRLVQAGILTPFQAKLILQGKHKGFRLGPYRILNQIGAGGMGTVFLAEHAALRRKVALKVLPGRQALDPVNVERFYREARAAATLDHPNIVHAYDVACDKGTHFLVLEYIDGETLDRTLTARGRLPVGEAVSYAVQAAAGLQHAHDKGVAHRDIKPANLLVGGDGIVKVLDLGLAEFFEESGTKLARNSGLLATTDYAAPEQLRNCESADHRADIYNLGATLYHLLTGRPPFAGTTAAKMIAHQLTPVVPPRELRDEIPEALSDVVEVMLAKEPGDRYPTAGVAVQALLPFVNVPDRHGQPSGKLPPLAAAAVQESTGGLDVGPIREAAAAAEALARAQRTARLAITGMIAGVLFGLVWLAVAVVIYLAK; encoded by the coding sequence ATGCCCGAACCACCTCGCACCGGTGACGCCGTCCTCGAACTCGTGCGGCGCGCCGAGATCACGGACGACGACGCACTCAGCGGGTTCGTCAGCCGGTCCGGGCCGCTCCCCCCGACCGCGTCCGACACCGCGACGCGACTGGTACAGGCGGGCATCCTCACCCCGTTCCAGGCGAAGCTCATCCTCCAGGGTAAGCACAAGGGCTTCCGGCTGGGGCCGTACCGCATCCTGAACCAGATCGGCGCCGGCGGCATGGGAACCGTGTTCCTCGCCGAACACGCCGCCCTCCGCCGCAAGGTCGCGCTCAAGGTGCTGCCGGGGCGTCAGGCCCTCGACCCCGTCAACGTGGAGCGGTTCTACCGTGAGGCCCGCGCCGCCGCGACCCTCGACCACCCCAACATCGTTCACGCCTACGACGTCGCCTGCGACAAGGGCACCCATTTCCTCGTACTCGAGTACATTGACGGCGAGACCCTCGACCGCACCCTCACCGCGCGGGGGCGGTTGCCCGTCGGCGAGGCGGTCAGTTACGCCGTGCAGGCCGCGGCCGGGCTCCAGCACGCGCACGACAAGGGCGTCGCCCACCGGGATATCAAGCCCGCGAACCTGCTCGTCGGGGGCGACGGCATCGTGAAGGTGCTGGACCTCGGCCTCGCGGAGTTCTTCGAGGAATCGGGAACGAAACTTGCCCGCAACAGCGGGCTACTGGCGACCACGGACTACGCGGCCCCCGAGCAGCTCCGCAATTGCGAGAGCGCGGATCATCGGGCCGACATCTACAACCTCGGCGCCACCCTCTATCACTTGCTGACCGGCCGCCCGCCGTTCGCCGGGACGACCGCGGCGAAGATGATCGCGCACCAGCTCACACCGGTGGTCCCGCCACGCGAGCTGCGCGACGAGATCCCCGAAGCGCTGTCCGACGTCGTCGAAGTCATGCTCGCCAAGGAGCCGGGGGACCGTTACCCGACCGCCGGCGTGGCGGTGCAGGCGCTGCTGCCGTTCGTGAACGTCCCGGACCGGCACGGGCAGCCGTCCGGAAAGCTGCCCCCGCTGGCGGCGGCGGCGGTGCAGGAAAGCACCGGCGGGCTCGATGTGGGGCCGATCCGCGAAGCGGCGGCGGCGGCCGAAGCGCTGGCGCGGGCGCAACGCACCGCACGGCTCGCGATCACGGGGATGATCGCGGGGGTGCTTTTCGGGCTCGTGTGGCTCGCGGTTGCGGTCGTGATCTACCTGGCGAAGTAG
- a CDS encoding transposase — protein MVLDLKAAPSAWVHETFPAVRFAWQAGYGAFAVSKSNVEAVRAYIGRQEEHHRKQNYQDEYREFLTRHEQEWDERYVWD, from the coding sequence TTGGTCCTCGACCTGAAGGCGGCCCCGTCCGCGTGGGTTCATGAGACGTTCCCCGCGGTGCGGTTCGCGTGGCAGGCCGGGTACGGGGCGTTCGCGGTCAGCAAGTCGAACGTCGAGGCGGTGCGGGCCTACATCGGACGCCAGGAGGAGCACCACCGCAAGCAAAACTACCAGGACGAGTACCGCGAGTTCCTGACCCGGCACGAACAGGAATGGGACGAACGATATGTGTGGGATTGA
- a CDS encoding SRPBCC family protein — MPDDVFTLRSPMPVSADELYAWHARPLAFRRRAPPWEDTRVVKQEGAFGADGFRVTLRTNVVGPVSGTWLAESYDFRPGLGFRDRQIEGPFAAFNHNHDFIPNGPDRSFLEDRIEYRVPLGWPGRVLGSGIVKRRLAQVFAVMGRH; from the coding sequence ATGCCCGATGATGTGTTCACCCTGCGTTCGCCGATGCCCGTGTCGGCCGACGAACTGTACGCCTGGCACGCCCGCCCGCTCGCGTTCCGGCGGCGCGCGCCGCCCTGGGAGGATACCCGGGTCGTGAAGCAAGAGGGGGCGTTCGGTGCGGACGGGTTCCGCGTCACCCTCCGCACCAACGTCGTTGGTCCGGTCAGTGGAACGTGGCTCGCCGAGTCCTACGACTTCCGCCCGGGGCTCGGGTTCCGGGACCGACAGATCGAGGGGCCGTTCGCGGCCTTCAACCACAACCATGACTTCATCCCGAACGGCCCGGACCGCTCGTTCCTCGAAGACCGCATCGAGTATCGCGTCCCCTTGGGTTGGCCCGGACGGGTACTCGGGAGCGGCATCGTCAAGCGGCGGCTCGCGCAGGTGTTCGCCGTGATGGGGCGGCACTAA
- the glpK gene encoding glycerol kinase GlpK, with translation MTSPVLLSIDQGTTSSRAVVYDASTFTVLGAAQQEIEQHYPHDGWVEHEPEDIWYSVARTVREALAKAGRDPKSVAAVGITNQRETVVVWDRATGRPVHRAIVWQDRRTTDFCRTRAADQPALTAKTGLVLDPYFSGTKLHWLFARDSELAARAARGELACGTIDTFLIWRLTAGRAHATDATNASRTLLFNIHTLQWDDELLSYFGVPRATLPDVKPSVAEFGTTKGLDFLPDGVPIRGVAGDQQAALFGQGCFSPGEAKCTYGTGAFYLLHTGDVAVVSRSKLLTTVAAMTDSRPKYALEGAVFIAGAAVQWLRDGLRLFASAADVERLAHASNPSEPVSFVPGFVGLGAPHWVPEARGVIFGLTRATTAADLGRAALEGVAFQVADLIEAAEQDARGDRSFPGGERAGTGPLRVDGGMANNDWFLQFQADALGRPVARASQSESTALGAGFLAAVGAGLADQPALGKLVSGATHFEPKLPAAARAAKLAVWRKAVRAVVAFYAGGA, from the coding sequence GTGACCTCTCCCGTTTTGCTCAGCATCGACCAGGGGACCACCAGCTCGCGCGCCGTCGTGTACGACGCCTCAACGTTCACGGTTCTGGGGGCCGCGCAACAGGAGATCGAACAGCACTACCCGCACGACGGCTGGGTCGAGCACGAACCCGAAGACATCTGGTATTCGGTCGCGCGGACCGTGCGTGAGGCGCTCGCGAAGGCCGGGCGCGATCCCAAGAGCGTCGCGGCGGTCGGCATCACCAACCAGCGCGAAACGGTCGTCGTGTGGGACCGCGCCACCGGCCGACCCGTACACCGGGCGATCGTGTGGCAGGACCGCCGCACCACCGACTTCTGCCGCACCCGGGCGGCGGACCAGCCCGCGCTGACCGCCAAAACCGGCCTCGTCCTCGATCCCTATTTCTCCGGTACGAAACTGCACTGGCTGTTCGCCCGCGATTCTGAACTCGCGGCGCGAGCCGCACGGGGCGAACTCGCGTGCGGAACCATCGACACGTTTCTGATCTGGCGGCTCACCGCGGGAAGGGCTCACGCCACCGACGCCACCAACGCCAGCCGCACGCTGCTGTTCAACATCCACACCCTTCAGTGGGACGACGAACTGCTGAGCTACTTCGGCGTGCCGCGCGCCACGCTGCCGGACGTGAAGCCCAGCGTCGCAGAATTCGGCACCACGAAGGGACTCGACTTCCTGCCGGACGGGGTGCCGATTCGCGGCGTCGCGGGCGACCAGCAGGCCGCGCTCTTCGGGCAGGGGTGTTTCAGCCCGGGCGAGGCGAAATGCACGTACGGCACCGGCGCGTTCTACCTGCTTCACACGGGTGACGTAGCCGTAGTGTCGCGGAGCAAGTTACTCACCACCGTTGCCGCGATGACCGATTCCCGCCCCAAGTACGCGCTCGAAGGCGCGGTGTTTATCGCCGGGGCGGCGGTACAGTGGCTCCGCGACGGGCTGCGGCTGTTCGCGTCGGCCGCGGACGTGGAGCGGCTCGCGCACGCCTCGAACCCGTCGGAGCCGGTGTCGTTCGTGCCGGGATTCGTCGGGCTGGGCGCGCCGCACTGGGTGCCCGAAGCGCGGGGCGTGATCTTCGGCCTTACACGGGCCACCACGGCCGCGGACCTGGGGCGGGCGGCGCTGGAAGGCGTGGCGTTTCAGGTCGCGGATCTGATCGAAGCCGCGGAACAAGACGCGCGGGGGGATCGTTCATTCCCCGGAGGGGAGCGCGCCGGGACCGGGCCGCTGCGCGTCGACGGCGGGATGGCGAACAACGACTGGTTCTTGCAGTTCCAAGCCGATGCGCTCGGCCGACCGGTCGCCCGCGCCTCCCAGAGCGAATCGACCGCGCTCGGGGCCGGGTTCCTTGCGGCCGTCGGCGCCGGCCTCGCCGACCAACCGGCTCTCGGGAAGCTGGTGTCGGGCGCAACACACTTCGAGCCGAAGTTGCCGGCCGCCGCACGCGCCGCCAAGCTCGCCGTGTGGCGCAAGGCCGTTCGCGCGGTGGTCGCGTTCTACGCGGGCGGGGCTTGA
- a CDS encoding DUF58 domain-containing protein: MLPADVLRQVRRLHLRARRLVQTLLGGEYHSAFKGAGLSFEEVREYQPGDDVRTIDWNVTARVGHPFIKRFVEERELTMILAVDVSASQSFGTRVLTKRSAAAELAALLALCAVSNNDRVGLLAFTSQVERFVPPNKGPRHVLRLLRDILAFEPKHTGTDLAGALDHLNKVQRRRAIVFFMSDFVGDNFAGAFRRAAHKHDLIAVRTSDPRERDWPAVGLVRLQDAETGRQRLVDTSDARVRAEFAATAKTRDEEFAKLARGCQADLIEAGTDGDHFDALLNFFRRRDRRRRHG, translated from the coding sequence GTGCTACCCGCCGACGTTCTGCGCCAGGTTCGACGGTTGCACTTGCGGGCCAGGCGGCTCGTTCAAACGCTGCTCGGCGGCGAGTACCACTCCGCGTTCAAGGGCGCGGGGCTGTCGTTCGAGGAGGTGCGCGAGTACCAGCCCGGCGACGACGTGCGCACCATCGACTGGAACGTCACGGCACGCGTCGGGCACCCGTTCATCAAGCGGTTCGTCGAGGAGCGCGAGCTGACGATGATCCTCGCGGTGGACGTGTCCGCGAGCCAGTCGTTCGGCACCCGGGTGCTCACCAAGCGGTCCGCCGCGGCCGAACTCGCGGCGCTGCTCGCGCTGTGCGCCGTGAGCAACAACGACCGCGTCGGGCTGCTGGCGTTCACGTCCCAGGTCGAGCGGTTCGTGCCGCCCAACAAGGGGCCGCGGCACGTCCTCCGGTTGCTCCGCGACATCCTCGCGTTCGAGCCCAAGCACACCGGCACCGACCTCGCCGGCGCGCTCGACCACCTGAACAAGGTGCAGCGCCGCCGGGCGATCGTGTTCTTCATGAGCGACTTCGTCGGCGACAACTTCGCCGGCGCGTTCCGGCGGGCGGCGCACAAGCACGACCTGATCGCGGTGCGGACCAGCGACCCGCGCGAGCGCGACTGGCCCGCGGTCGGCCTGGTGCGGCTACAGGACGCTGAAACCGGTCGCCAGCGGCTCGTCGATACCAGCGACGCCCGCGTCCGTGCCGAATTCGCCGCGACCGCCAAGACCCGCGACGAGGAGTTCGCCAAACTCGCCCGCGGGTGCCAGGCCGACCTCATCGAAGCGGGCACGGACGGCGACCACTTCGACGCGCTGCTGAACTTCTTCCGCCGGCGGGACCGGCGCCGGAGGCACGGGTAG